In one window of Gemmatimonadota bacterium DNA:
- a CDS encoding histidine--tRNA ligase: MTSQPLPGFRDFYPADFAFRAYLFDTWRRTCARYGFEEFDGPPLEPLELYTAKSGDEIVGQLYNFADKGGREVALRPELTPTVARMVAARAGGMKKPIRWFSIGQMYRYERTQKGRSREFFQLNCDLMGEPGPLADAELVALAIDLMRAFGLGPADVRVRLSDRRVLQALLGGAGVATADLPVAYGVIDKLERMKPEQVAEIREGRDARFAPGVGARVLDVAALRGWPAVREALAVVPGGSEAGASLGEALGALEAMGLGAFVDVDLSIVRGLAYYTGTVFELFDAGRSLRAIAGGGRYDELLRLLGGVELPAVGFAIGDVVLGELLKARGLAPAAPAAIDAFVAGVTADDQPYVLHVAHDLREAGVRVEYALHPDGLGKQLKLADARQAAFAVVIGPDDRARGEVQLKNLHAKTQRAVPASALVAELRAARAT, encoded by the coding sequence ATGACCTCCCAGCCCCTGCCGGGTTTTCGGGACTTCTACCCCGCTGATTTCGCCTTCCGGGCCTACCTCTTCGACACGTGGCGACGCACCTGTGCCCGGTACGGGTTCGAGGAGTTCGACGGTCCCCCGCTCGAGCCGCTCGAGCTCTACACGGCCAAGAGCGGGGATGAGATCGTCGGGCAGCTGTACAACTTCGCCGACAAGGGGGGACGGGAGGTCGCGCTGCGGCCGGAACTGACCCCCACGGTGGCGCGGATGGTGGCGGCACGGGCCGGCGGCATGAAGAAGCCGATCCGGTGGTTTTCCATCGGCCAGATGTACCGCTACGAGCGCACCCAGAAGGGCCGCTCCCGCGAGTTCTTCCAGCTCAACTGCGACCTCATGGGCGAACCGGGGCCCCTGGCCGACGCCGAGCTGGTCGCGCTGGCCATCGACCTGATGCGCGCCTTCGGGCTCGGCCCGGCCGACGTGCGGGTGCGGCTCTCCGACCGCCGGGTGCTGCAGGCGCTGCTGGGCGGGGCGGGGGTGGCCACCGCCGACCTGCCGGTCGCCTACGGCGTGATCGACAAGCTGGAGCGGATGAAGCCGGAGCAGGTGGCGGAGATCCGCGAGGGCCGCGACGCGCGCTTCGCGCCGGGCGTCGGGGCGCGGGTGCTCGACGTCGCGGCGCTGCGCGGCTGGCCCGCGGTCCGGGAAGCGCTGGCGGTGGTCCCCGGCGGCTCCGAGGCGGGGGCATCCCTCGGCGAGGCGCTCGGTGCCCTGGAGGCGATGGGCCTCGGGGCGTTCGTCGACGTGGACCTCTCGATCGTCCGCGGGCTCGCCTACTACACCGGCACCGTCTTCGAGCTGTTCGACGCCGGCCGGTCGCTGCGCGCCATCGCGGGCGGCGGGCGCTATGACGAGCTGCTCCGGCTGCTGGGGGGCGTGGAGCTGCCGGCGGTGGGCTTTGCCATCGGCGACGTGGTACTGGGCGAGCTGCTCAAGGCGCGGGGCCTGGCGCCGGCCGCCCCGGCGGCGATCGACGCCTTCGTGGCCGGGGTGACGGCCGACGACCAGCCCTACGTGCTGCACGTGGCCCACGACCTCCGCGAGGCCGGCGTGCGGGTGGAGTACGCGCTGCACCCCGATGGCCTCGGCAAGCAGCTCAAGCTCGCGGACGCGCGCCAGGCGGCGTTCGCGGTGGTGATCGGCCCGGACGACCGGGCCCGTGGCGAGGTGCAGCTCAAGAACCTGCACGCGAAGACCCAGCGGGCCGTGCCGGCCTCCGCGCTCGTCGCGGAGCTCCGGGCGGCGCGCGCGACCTGA
- a CDS encoding proline--tRNA ligase encodes MADDKKLTPRAQDFSAWYNEVIMRAELADYSPVRGCMVIRPNGYAIWEQMQRALDDMFKEHGVQNAYFPLLIPQSFLSKEAEHVEGFAPELAVVTHGGGKELEEPLVIRPTSETIIYSMYAKWIQSYRDLPMLMNQWANVVRWEMRTRLFLRTAEFLWQEGHTAHVDEADAEAFTLKILGTYRTFAEEWMAMPVLTGRKTDSERFAGAMRTYCIEALMQDNKALQAGTSHNLGQNFAKAFQVTFQNDKGALDYVWNTSWGVSTRLVGALVMSHGDDNGVITPPRLAQYQAVIVPIYKTDEERVQVLEAADRTLRELKSGGIRAHLDARDGLKPGAKYYEWEGRGVPFRLEIGPRDVAAGKVMLARRTGGKKTPFDTVGLVHTLRLEMDSMQQELLEAARTRREQNSIRGVTKGSFLDFLARDGGFAYGGWCGDAACEADIKEQTKATIRCLPDEEFRSPTRPDRCMWCDRPATTEAVWARAY; translated from the coding sequence ATGGCCGACGACAAGAAGCTGACCCCCCGCGCGCAGGACTTCAGCGCCTGGTACAACGAAGTGATCATGCGCGCGGAGCTCGCCGACTACAGCCCCGTGCGCGGCTGCATGGTCATCCGGCCCAACGGCTACGCCATCTGGGAACAGATGCAGCGGGCGCTGGACGACATGTTCAAGGAGCACGGCGTCCAGAACGCCTACTTCCCGCTGCTCATCCCGCAGAGCTTCCTGTCCAAGGAGGCGGAGCACGTCGAGGGCTTCGCGCCGGAGCTCGCGGTGGTGACGCACGGGGGCGGCAAGGAGCTGGAGGAGCCGCTGGTCATCCGGCCCACGTCGGAGACCATCATCTACTCGATGTACGCCAAGTGGATCCAGAGCTACCGCGACCTCCCGATGCTCATGAACCAGTGGGCCAACGTGGTCCGCTGGGAGATGCGCACCCGGCTGTTCCTGCGCACGGCGGAGTTCCTGTGGCAGGAGGGGCACACGGCGCACGTCGACGAGGCCGACGCCGAGGCGTTCACCCTCAAGATCCTGGGCACCTACCGGACCTTCGCCGAGGAGTGGATGGCGATGCCGGTGCTCACCGGCCGCAAGACGGACAGCGAGCGGTTCGCGGGGGCCATGCGCACCTACTGCATCGAGGCGCTGATGCAGGACAACAAGGCGCTGCAGGCGGGCACCAGCCACAACCTGGGGCAGAACTTCGCCAAGGCCTTCCAGGTGACCTTCCAGAACGACAAGGGCGCGCTCGACTACGTCTGGAACACCAGCTGGGGCGTCTCCACCCGCCTGGTGGGCGCGCTGGTGATGAGCCACGGCGACGACAACGGCGTCATCACGCCGCCGCGCCTGGCGCAGTACCAGGCGGTGATCGTGCCGATCTACAAGACCGACGAGGAACGGGTGCAGGTGCTCGAGGCCGCGGACCGCACCCTGCGCGAGCTGAAGAGCGGCGGCATCCGGGCCCACCTCGACGCGCGCGACGGGCTCAAGCCCGGCGCCAAGTACTACGAGTGGGAGGGGCGCGGGGTCCCGTTCCGGCTGGAGATCGGTCCCCGCGACGTGGCCGCCGGCAAGGTGATGCTGGCCCGGCGCACTGGCGGGAAGAAGACCCCGTTCGACACGGTGGGGCTGGTGCACACCCTCCGGCTCGAGATGGACAGCATGCAGCAGGAGCTGCTCGAGGCGGCGCGCACCCGGCGGGAGCAGAACAGCATCCGCGGCGTCACCAAGGGCTCGTTCCTCGACTTCCTGGCCCGCGACGGCGGCTTTGCCTATGGCGGCTGGTGCGGCGACGCCGCCTGTGAAGCCGACATCAAGGAGCAGACCAAGGCCACCATCCGCTGCCTCCCCGACGAGGAGTTCCGCTCCCCGACCCGGCCCGACCGCTGCATGTGGTGTGACCGCCCCGCCACCACCGAAGCCGTCTGGGCCCGGGCCTACTGA
- the lysA gene encoding diaminopimelate decarboxylase, producing the protein MGAAPASFRPALFEDAGLERRGATLLLGGVPVAAIAGGAGTPVYVYNAGVIRRQYRRLAAALAPVPHRICFAVKANSNLAVLRVFRDLGAGADIVSGGELRRALAAGFPAERVVFSGVGKSPTELAAALVSGVGHIHLESSDELEKLGAIAERLGTTTAIGIRVNPDVSAETHPYIATGQGGIKFGVPFDQVVPLARAVHAHPRLRLDSIAMHIGSQILDPAPYREGVGRLLGLIRDIQAAGVDTLRHLDIGGGLGIRYKDEVPLDPARFAEAVLPLARETGLTLVVEPGRFLVGSAGLLLTTVLSRKHSGGKDLVLVDAGMNDLVRPSHYMAYHDIVELEAAGRPESVVDVVGPVCETGDFLARDRVLPGVRAGEGLAVLGAGAYGFVMSSTYNGRPRPAEVLVDEGRWGIVRERESIESLFAGETAEPRWT; encoded by the coding sequence ATGGGGGCCGCCCCCGCGTCCTTCCGCCCCGCGCTGTTCGAGGACGCCGGGCTCGAGCGTCGCGGCGCCACGCTGCTGCTCGGCGGGGTCCCGGTCGCGGCGATCGCGGGGGGGGCGGGCACCCCGGTCTACGTCTACAACGCCGGGGTGATCCGGCGGCAGTATCGGCGGCTGGCGGCGGCGCTGGCCCCGGTACCGCACCGGATCTGCTTTGCCGTGAAGGCCAACAGCAACCTGGCCGTGCTGCGGGTGTTCCGCGACCTCGGCGCCGGCGCCGACATCGTCTCCGGGGGGGAGCTGCGCCGGGCGCTCGCGGCGGGATTCCCGGCCGAGCGGGTGGTGTTCAGCGGGGTGGGGAAGTCGCCGACCGAACTCGCGGCGGCGCTGGTCTCCGGGGTGGGCCACATCCACCTCGAGTCGAGCGACGAGCTCGAGAAGCTCGGCGCCATCGCCGAGCGGCTGGGGACCACCACCGCGATCGGCATCCGGGTGAATCCCGACGTCTCGGCCGAGACCCATCCGTACATCGCCACGGGGCAGGGCGGCATCAAGTTCGGGGTGCCGTTCGACCAGGTGGTGCCGCTGGCGCGGGCGGTGCACGCCCACCCGCGGCTGCGGCTCGACAGCATCGCCATGCACATCGGCAGCCAGATCCTGGACCCCGCCCCCTACCGCGAGGGCGTGGGCCGGCTGCTGGGCCTCATCCGGGACATCCAGGCGGCGGGGGTGGACACGCTCCGGCACCTGGACATCGGGGGCGGCCTCGGGATCCGCTACAAGGACGAGGTGCCGCTCGACCCGGCGCGGTTCGCCGAGGCGGTGCTGCCGCTGGCCCGCGAGACGGGGCTCACCCTGGTGGTGGAGCCGGGGCGGTTCCTGGTGGGGAGCGCGGGGCTGCTGCTGACCACGGTGCTCTCGCGCAAGCACTCCGGTGGCAAGGACCTGGTGCTGGTGGATGCCGGCATGAACGACCTGGTCCGGCCCAGCCACTACATGGCGTACCACGACATCGTGGAGCTGGAGGCGGCGGGGCGGCCCGAGTCGGTGGTCGACGTCGTCGGCCCGGTGTGCGAGACCGGGGACTTCCTGGCCCGCGACCGGGTGCTTCCCGGGGTGCGCGCGGGGGAGGGGCTCGCCGTGCTCGGCGCGGGGGCCTATGGCTTCGTGATGTCGTCGACCTACAACGGCCGGCCGCGGCCCGCCGAGGTGCTCGTGGACGAGGGGCGCTGGGGGATCGTGCGCGAACGGGAGTCGATCGAGAGCCTGTTCGCGGGCGAGACCGCCGAGCCCCGCTGGACGTAG
- the guaA gene encoding glutamine-hydrolyzing GMP synthase gives MSNHHGGILIIDFGSQYTQLIARRVREAHVYCEIHPPSRSVEWIRDWKPRGIILSGGPNSVYGENVPTAEPALLDLGTPVLGLCYGMQLLAHLSGGKVQRADRREYGRAMVEVKGGRLFRGFGTGEETPVWMSHGDHVDTAPAGYTVTASSSNAPVSAMEHQTKPLYGVQFHPEVAHTPRGGEMLNNFLFEICGCTPDWTPGHFIDGEVARIRELVGRQRVICGLSGGVDSSVAAVLVHKAIGDQLTCIFVDHGLLRLHEREQVEHTFRRHYGIDLRVVDASDRFLADLAGVTDPETKRKRIGHAFIDIFEQEARQVGNDVGFLVQGTLYPDVIESMSPLGGPSVTIKTHHNVGGLPEKLPFGLIEPLRELFKDEVRQVGRELGLPEEMVGRHPFPGPGLAIRILGEVNRHQLDVLRKADHIYIEEIRAAGLYDEIWQAFAVLLPIRSVGVQGDERSYDQVVGLRAVTSRDGMTADWFPFPPDVLARASNRIANEVEGVNRVVYDVSSKPPATIEWE, from the coding sequence ATGAGCAACCATCACGGCGGCATCCTCATCATCGATTTCGGGTCGCAGTACACCCAGCTCATCGCGCGCCGGGTGCGCGAGGCCCACGTCTACTGCGAGATCCACCCGCCCAGCCGGAGCGTGGAGTGGATCCGGGACTGGAAGCCCCGCGGGATCATCCTCTCGGGCGGCCCCAACTCGGTGTATGGCGAGAACGTCCCCACCGCCGAGCCGGCCCTGCTCGACCTCGGCACCCCGGTGCTCGGCCTGTGCTACGGCATGCAGCTCCTGGCCCACCTCTCCGGCGGCAAGGTGCAGCGCGCCGACCGCCGCGAATACGGCCGGGCGATGGTCGAGGTGAAGGGGGGCCGGCTGTTCCGGGGGTTCGGGACCGGCGAGGAGACGCCGGTGTGGATGAGCCACGGCGACCACGTGGACACCGCGCCCGCCGGCTACACGGTCACCGCCAGCAGCAGCAATGCCCCGGTCTCCGCCATGGAGCACCAGACCAAGCCGCTGTACGGCGTGCAGTTCCACCCCGAGGTGGCGCACACGCCGCGGGGCGGCGAGATGCTCAACAACTTCCTCTTCGAGATCTGCGGCTGCACCCCGGACTGGACCCCGGGGCACTTCATCGACGGCGAGGTGGCCCGCATCCGTGAGCTGGTGGGGCGGCAGCGGGTGATCTGCGGGCTCTCCGGCGGGGTGGACAGCTCGGTGGCGGCGGTGCTGGTGCACAAGGCCATCGGCGACCAGCTCACCTGCATCTTCGTGGACCACGGGCTGCTCCGGCTGCACGAGCGGGAGCAGGTGGAGCACACCTTCCGGCGGCACTACGGCATCGACCTGCGGGTGGTGGACGCCAGCGACCGCTTCCTGGCCGACCTGGCGGGGGTCACCGATCCCGAGACCAAGCGCAAGCGGATCGGGCACGCCTTCATCGACATCTTCGAGCAGGAGGCGCGACAGGTCGGCAATGACGTGGGCTTCCTGGTGCAGGGGACGCTCTACCCCGACGTGATCGAGTCGATGTCGCCGCTGGGTGGCCCGTCGGTGACCATCAAGACCCACCACAACGTGGGTGGCCTGCCGGAGAAGCTGCCGTTCGGGCTGATCGAGCCGCTGCGGGAGCTGTTCAAGGACGAGGTGCGGCAGGTGGGCCGGGAGCTGGGGCTGCCGGAGGAGATGGTGGGCCGCCATCCGTTCCCCGGCCCGGGCCTCGCCATCCGGATCCTGGGTGAGGTGAACCGGCACCAGCTCGACGTGCTGCGCAAGGCCGATCACATCTACATCGAGGAGATCCGCGCCGCCGGGCTCTACGACGAGATCTGGCAGGCCTTCGCGGTGCTGCTCCCGATCCGGTCGGTGGGGGTGCAGGGGGATGAGCGGAGCTACGACCAGGTGGTGGGGCTCCGGGCGGTGACCAGCCGGGACGGCATGACCGCCGACTGGTTCCCATTCCCGCCCGACGTGCTGGCCCGGGCATCCAACCGGATCGCCAACGAGGTGGAGGGGGTCAACCGGGTAGTCTACGACGTGAGCTCGAAGCCGCCGGCGACGATCGAGTGGGAGTAG
- a CDS encoding PTS sugar transporter subunit IIA, with protein MHLREFFDPAAIALPLAATTGEAVLPELIGRLGLDERASQTLLKILRRREELGSTGVGHGIAIPHGRSLVVGRVRLAYGHAPGGIAWRSVDDQPVHHFFLIVAPPIEVSNQYLPILGKIATFAKEPDVPGRLARLSSPDEFYRLLDEKGV; from the coding sequence ATGCACCTTCGCGAATTCTTCGACCCCGCGGCCATCGCCCTGCCCCTGGCCGCCACCACCGGCGAGGCGGTGCTGCCCGAGCTGATCGGCCGCCTCGGCCTCGACGAGCGTGCCAGCCAGACCCTGCTCAAGATCCTGCGCCGACGCGAGGAGCTTGGCTCCACCGGCGTCGGCCACGGCATCGCCATCCCGCACGGACGCTCGCTGGTGGTGGGGCGGGTCCGGCTGGCCTATGGCCATGCCCCGGGTGGCATCGCCTGGCGCTCGGTGGACGACCAGCCGGTGCACCACTTCTTCCTGATCGTCGCGCCCCCGATCGAGGTGAGCAACCAGTACCTGCCGATCCTCGGCAAGATCGCGACCTTCGCCAAGGAGCCCGACGTGCCGGGCCGGCTGGCCCGGCTCTCGAGCCCCGACGAGTTCTACCGCCTCCTCGACGAAAAGGGCGTATAG
- the dusB gene encoding tRNA dihydrouridine synthase DusB, with product MKQLPYLRTTTVPLILAPMAGVSEAPFRQICRGMGADVVISEFLSSEAIRRRIHRTLEGAEFEECERPIGIQIYGADPRAMAEATALITEHYKPEFIDINFGCPVKKVVQRNGGSGCLRDLDLVAQIIRACVAATHLPVTVKTRSGWNDQLRDPVGIALRMQDAGATAFTLHARTRTQMFTGKASWDEIARVVEALTIPVIGNGDIQAPEDVVRMVEHTGCAGVMVGRGAFGNPWLFRDARALLAGRPRPAAPTAAERFQVALAHARLALTLQGDTRKTVIEFRKHFGWYTKGLYGAGDLRGRLYQVESMAEAEAIFQAYLAPAASVAGVA from the coding sequence GTGAAGCAGTTGCCCTATCTCAGGACCACCACGGTCCCCCTGATCCTCGCCCCGATGGCCGGGGTGAGCGAGGCCCCCTTCCGGCAGATCTGCCGCGGGATGGGGGCGGACGTGGTCATCTCCGAATTCCTGAGCTCCGAGGCGATCCGGCGGCGCATTCACCGGACCCTCGAAGGGGCGGAGTTCGAGGAGTGCGAGCGGCCGATCGGGATCCAGATTTACGGCGCCGATCCCCGCGCCATGGCGGAAGCCACCGCGCTCATCACCGAGCACTACAAGCCCGAGTTCATCGACATCAACTTCGGCTGCCCGGTGAAGAAGGTGGTGCAGCGCAATGGCGGCTCCGGCTGCCTGCGCGACCTGGACCTGGTGGCACAGATCATCCGCGCCTGCGTGGCTGCCACGCACCTGCCGGTCACGGTGAAGACCCGGAGTGGCTGGAACGACCAGCTCCGCGACCCGGTGGGCATCGCGCTCCGGATGCAGGACGCCGGCGCCACGGCCTTCACCCTGCACGCCCGCACCCGGACCCAGATGTTCACCGGCAAGGCCAGCTGGGACGAGATCGCCCGGGTAGTGGAGGCGCTCACGATCCCGGTGATCGGCAACGGCGACATCCAGGCCCCCGAGGACGTGGTGCGGATGGTCGAGCACACCGGCTGTGCGGGGGTGATGGTCGGCCGCGGGGCCTTCGGGAACCCGTGGCTGTTCCGGGACGCGCGGGCGCTGCTGGCGGGCCGGCCGCGGCCGGCGGCGCCCACGGCGGCGGAGCGATTCCAGGTGGCGCTGGCGCATGCGCGCCTGGCCCTCACGCTGCAGGGCGACACCCGCAAGACGGTGATCGAGTTCCGCAAGCACTTCGGCTGGTACACCAAGGGCCTCTACGGCGCCGGCGACCTCCGCGGCCGCCTGTACCAGGTGGAGTCCATGGCGGAGGCCGAGGCGATCTTCCAGGCCTACCTCGCGCCGGCCGCGTCCGTCGCCGGGGTGGCGTGA
- the larB gene encoding nickel pincer cofactor biosynthesis protein LarB, which translates to MNPDQLERLLREVAGGRLDVGQALDRLRHFPTEAMEFAQLDHHRPLRQGQPEVIFAAGKTVEQVLAIAARLAAVGGGVLATRVTPEQGAALAAAFPALEWNAQARTAWLRGPDAPPAGGGRVLVVSAGTSDLPVAEEAAVTATAMGHPVDRLADVGVAGIHRLLSAADRLHEAAVLIVCAGMEGALPSVVGGLVARPVIAVPTSVGYGASFGGVAALLAMLNSCAAGITVVNIDNGFGAAMAAHRILGRAARAGEGT; encoded by the coding sequence GTGAACCCCGACCAGCTGGAGCGCCTGCTCCGCGAGGTGGCCGGGGGCCGCCTCGACGTGGGCCAGGCGCTGGACCGCCTGCGGCACTTCCCCACCGAAGCGATGGAGTTCGCCCAGCTGGACCATCACCGGCCGCTGCGGCAGGGCCAGCCCGAGGTGATCTTCGCGGCCGGCAAGACGGTGGAGCAGGTCCTGGCGATCGCCGCGCGGCTCGCGGCCGTGGGCGGGGGGGTCCTGGCCACGCGGGTCACGCCTGAACAGGGTGCGGCGCTGGCGGCAGCATTCCCGGCGCTCGAGTGGAATGCCCAGGCGCGCACGGCGTGGCTTCGGGGTCCCGATGCCCCCCCGGCGGGCGGCGGCCGGGTGCTGGTGGTCTCGGCCGGGACGAGCGACCTGCCGGTGGCTGAGGAGGCCGCGGTCACCGCCACGGCGATGGGCCATCCGGTGGACCGGCTGGCGGACGTCGGCGTGGCCGGGATCCACCGCCTGCTCTCCGCGGCGGACCGGCTCCACGAGGCCGCGGTGCTGATCGTCTGCGCCGGGATGGAAGGCGCGCTGCCGAGCGTGGTCGGCGGGCTGGTGGCGCGGCCGGTGATCGCGGTGCCGACCAGCGTGGGCTACGGCGCCTCCTTCGGCGGGGTGGCGGCGCTGCTGGCGATGCTCAACTCCTGCGCCGCCGGGATCACGGTGGTCAACATCGACAACGGCTTCGGCGCGGCGATGGCCGCGCACCGGATCCTCGGCCGCGCCGCGCGCGCGGGGGAAGGGACCTAG
- a CDS encoding GGDEF domain-containing protein, with amino-acid sequence MNGVAWWLGGMAAGAAGALIIRRGQGEAAPRIGADPVLLPDPALRWLADARGAQGLWVAHPPREGSDQPHWDRVVPGGRLSPTATAAVEARLAALRDRAASGAERIDAGVLLYASAGGLIAGMLLPADTAPDVLRQGGDDLVALLDGLGRKPLLDKAMSEDDGPVESLGSIGLRLAYQLERILTAEVIVVVEIQGTVRVIGTSGRADRRLLDTFAQPGSPLFQVASGEVPSLTSIADPLGGIVHDRRSHFTPAIIFPIRHFDETVGAVAFWTDDNGEPIGPVIAEVQEALRNAGPRMVRARKLEEMGNAAVTDPLTGLKNRRGLDEAMRRVGISQGTLIYADLDKFKLLNDTMGHHAGDAALVHFSRLVHDVIRGGDTAARIGGEEFAIWLPGASMVYGAKVADRIRIRLGTTTWDWQGRTWPLSASFGVAALPDTSRSLENLPAQADAALMEAKRQGRDRVETARPL; translated from the coding sequence ATGAACGGTGTCGCATGGTGGCTGGGCGGGATGGCCGCGGGGGCCGCCGGGGCACTGATCATCCGCCGGGGGCAGGGCGAGGCGGCCCCGCGGATCGGCGCCGACCCGGTCCTGCTCCCCGACCCGGCGCTGCGCTGGCTGGCCGACGCCCGCGGCGCCCAGGGGCTCTGGGTGGCGCATCCGCCGCGGGAGGGCAGCGACCAGCCGCACTGGGACCGGGTGGTGCCGGGCGGCCGGCTCTCTCCGACCGCCACGGCCGCCGTCGAGGCCAGGCTGGCGGCGCTGCGCGATCGCGCGGCGTCGGGGGCGGAGCGGATCGACGCCGGCGTCCTGCTGTACGCCTCCGCGGGCGGGCTCATCGCCGGGATGCTGCTCCCCGCCGACACGGCGCCCGACGTGCTGCGGCAGGGGGGCGATGACCTGGTGGCGCTGCTGGATGGACTGGGCCGCAAGCCGCTCCTCGACAAGGCGATGTCGGAGGACGACGGGCCGGTCGAATCGCTCGGCAGCATCGGCCTGCGACTGGCCTACCAGCTGGAGCGGATCCTCACCGCGGAGGTGATCGTGGTGGTCGAGATCCAGGGCACGGTGCGGGTGATCGGCACCTCGGGCCGGGCCGACCGCCGCCTGCTCGACACCTTTGCCCAGCCGGGGAGCCCGCTGTTCCAGGTGGCCAGCGGCGAGGTGCCCTCGCTCACCAGCATCGCCGACCCGCTGGGTGGCATCGTGCACGACCGCCGCAGCCACTTCACCCCCGCGATCATCTTCCCGATCCGGCACTTCGACGAGACGGTGGGCGCGGTGGCGTTCTGGACCGACGACAATGGCGAGCCGATCGGCCCGGTGATCGCCGAGGTGCAGGAAGCGCTGCGGAACGCCGGGCCACGGATGGTGCGGGCCCGCAAGCTGGAGGAGATGGGCAACGCCGCCGTCACCGACCCGCTCACGGGGCTCAAGAACCGCCGTGGGCTGGACGAGGCGATGCGCCGGGTGGGGATCAGCCAGGGCACCCTGATCTACGCCGACCTCGACAAGTTCAAGCTGCTCAACGACACCATGGGGCACCACGCCGGCGATGCCGCGCTGGTGCACTTCTCCCGCCTGGTGCACGACGTGATCCGCGGCGGCGACACCGCCGCCCGCATCGGCGGGGAGGAGTTCGCCATCTGGCTGCCGGGGGCCTCCATGGTATACGGGGCCAAGGTGGCGGACCGGATCCGCATCCGGCTCGGCACCACCACCTGGGACTGGCAGGGACGGACCTGGCCGCTCAGTGCGAGCTTCGGCGTGGCCGCGCTGCCGGACACCTCGCGCAGCCTCGAAAACCTCCCCGCCCAGGCCGACGCGGCACTGATGGAAGCCAAGCGGCAGGGCCGCGACCGGGTCGAGACGGCGCGACCGCTGTAG